A stretch of DNA from Kwoniella mangroviensis CBS 8507 chromosome 1 map unlocalized Ctg01, whole genome shotgun sequence:
TAAAGCAGCGGAGATATCTGGCGACTTCGTCTGTTTCATCTCGTTCGATTTCAATTGGTATACTGTCGATAATACTACGGGAGTatctgagatgatgaagaggtataaTGATCTACCCGCCCAATTCAAAGTGGATGGTAAACCTTTCGTATCGAGTTTTATAGGGGATGGGTTCGATTGGGCTGCAGTAGGATCTGGATGTGGTCAGGAGATTTACGCTGTACCCTTCTGGGCGCCTACACAGGAGAATGCCGATAATAAGGGATTAAGCGGTTTGTTTTCTTGGTAAGTACATCAACCTGCTACTGGTCAATCCTGAGGTAAGGTATGAGCTGATACGAATACATTTACGGATGGTGTAGGACCGCATGGGCATCCAAAGATAATAGTCCAATCGATCAACCCCTCACGACAGTCCAAGACGAAGCTTATATAGATGTTGTTGGAAAGGCCAACAAAGTTTACATGGCACCGGTATCTTCATGGTTTTTTACTCATTTCGGAAAAGAAGTATCCTACTCTAAGAACTGGTTGTTCAAATCTGAAAACTTATGGAAATATCGATGGGATCAGATCTTAGAGTTAGGAGACAAGTTGAATTACTTAGAGATGGTCACATGGAACGATTATGGAGAATCTCACAATTTGAGAAATTGGGGTGGTCTTCattctgatgatggttgtTCCAAATGGGCTCAAGGTTTAGATCATCTGCCGATGTTGGATCTTTCACTACCTTATATAAAAGCTTGGAAATCTGGATCGAAGACTCCCATTGTAGAGAAGGATCAGGTGTTTTATTGGTATAGGCCTCATTTGAAATCTGCTGAATGTGATTCGACTGATAATTATGGAAGCAAACCtgatggatgggatgtgagtTCAAAGAAAGAAAACTGTATATTTATTCGacttgatgctgatgatttgtgCGTTATATTTTGTGGTTAGATCGTCGCCGATACTGTTTTCGTAACTACCATGACCAAACTCGGAGGGACTATAAAAGTAACTTCGGGATCCAACCAACCAGTGTTGAAATTGGTTAAACCGGGTGTACAATCCGTCGAAATTCCTATGGCAGCAGGTAAACAGACATTTGAATTTTTCACTTTGACTGGTGGATATAAGAGAGGAGAGGCGACGGTAGAAGTCAGTGATCAATGTTGGAAACCCATGACAAGTAATTATGTGAGTGCTGCTTATCCTCTTGAGATACATCAATGCACAAAGGATTGAGGTACGAAGCTGACTCGAAACCGATATTGGTCATAGACTGCGATATATAATTACAATTATCATTCAGGTGTCTTGAATTGTTAATCGGTGAAAATGGACGGATCTTCCTTATGGGATAGTCTATATTTAGTGAGATTCAATCTTGATTGCTGGATTTACGGATCTTGTCAGATAAACCAAATGTAGCTTCCATAACAAAACATATACCCATTTTTTtacttttctcttcttcacttctttGGACGGATCGGAATGGAAATTCctatcttgatcttgcacCTCTGGCAGTAACATGTTTGTTCATACATAGATGCTGCCTGCCATTCATCTACCTACTTGAGTTTAGTTCTGTTAGTTAGTTTTATAGTTCATCCACTGAAAATGTCTTGGAAATGcatcatcttggtcttggtcttcaCCCAATTGCGAGCAAAGAGAATGAGATAATTACATTCATGTGACGACACTCGGATGTGATTACATATATACGCAATGGACTTATCGTCTTTCTAGCCCGTTGTGCACGTTCTTAGATGGTAGCTCAGACCTTTAGATAGTTTTCAATGAATATCGGATAACTGGCATGTTGTATCTGCATGACAAAACCACCTCGCACCCTATCTATTTCTATCCGTTATAATATAATCAAATAGTCGATGTCGCAGGTTAAACGAAAGTAGCTAAGACGGGGTAAGATTTCTCATAGACTGTGAAAATGATACCACCGctcatctaccaattcatAGGAAGCAAAGAGGGATCAATCAGCGATAAAACGAATATATCATTAGTGCGAGTAAGAGGAAGACCTACTACCAATCTACCCAATCTGGGCACAGTCCCTTTCCACAATTTAAAGAACCCTTCTTCAGTGATCACTCTGTAGGCGCAATGTAAAGAGTTTTTGTACTCTGTTCGAGCTCGAAGGGATTGCATACGTGTTTTGATCACGCTGGGGTTCACAATCGTAACAAGAACATTAGCATACATAATGGGAGATCGCGACCGTGTCAAGATCAGATAAGTGTAGATGATGACGGTCACTACGAGGTGAGATCTCGAAGGAATAGCTATAGAACTCACTCAAATGGCATTGTGCAATCTAATGTATTGGTTACCCATCAGCTTCTCTCCACTTTTGGTATTTGAACActaatctcaatctcactcacaaACGGTGATGACACCCGCCGTAGCACCTATACCAAAAGTCATCCATCCCGGCATCTGAGTACCGGGAACGATACTCCCTTGAGCTAACTGTTTGAGGGTAGAGTACGAGGAGAATCGCACGGCGGAATTGGCACCTTGACGAAGCATCTACAGACACATCACATACATAACAACATCAGTAGCTCGTCTTCGGTTGAGTCATGAGAATGACGTAGATGAATTGACGTACGACTGGTCCAACACCTCTATAAATCCCTAACCAACCTTCCTCTTTGATAATTGTACTGACAGCGTGGGAAGTACCTTTGAATCTAGGTTGAGCAAGTTTGGAATCTTCAATCATTTTGGTTCTgtgatcatcacatcagtcCAAATCTAATCCAGTCCAGTTCATTCCAACCAAAGCATATACTTTTCGATGAATATTGATCGCATAGAACTCCAATACCCACTTGATAGTCTCCGATGGTGTCACAGCTATGATAGCTTCTGACATACCTGCTCCTAAACCAGCTAACATCGATCTCGGTGCTGTCAATTTCCCCTACAGCGAGCCACAATATAGTTCAAtaattttgatcttttcattCATGATGCGTTTCCCATTAATGAACGACCCACaacccacctcatcatccttgagCAGACTCTTGAACTGATCATAAGTCGTAAATCTCACACCTGCCTTTACGGCATTTCCAATGATCACAGGGGTGACACCTGCGTATAGTCCGGCGATTCCTCGCTGTTGTATCGTACCTCTTAGAGCTTGATACGGTGTGAGTTGCTGCACAGGACGAAGAGCCATTACATTAGCAACATCCTATGGTGTTGAATTTGCCAACAACGAAAAAGCAGGATCGAAACGCATATGATCAGACCAATCTGATGGTCATATTGGGAAGAAGACATGATAACCTTCgcaactcaccttaccaccttccaatGCACCAAACTGTAACTGAGTTTTCAAACTCTCCAAAGGGAAGGTCACGAAAGCCTCTGTACCTCCTGCGATGGCTCCTGCCAATAATGAAGCTATAGGCTTCTCCTTTTGTTTGCCTTTTGCTTGGGACTGGGAAGCCATCCTGTTGTTGTCGTAGGTAGTTGAGGTATCCAGGCAGGGCGATGATCAGACAGAAGAGATGCGATTGATATCTGGTCAGAAAAAGTGTTGCCGACTCgtgtgatgtgatgtgatcgaGACTCTGGCAAGTGGACAGATGTGAATGTGCGTTTCTAATGATCATTACGATTTTGGTCAGGTGTATTGTAACAAGAACATTAGGAACGACAGTAATCGCAGATCAAAGTGGAGGCTGTTCCAACAAAAATCAAAACTCAAAAATATTCGACGAAGCAAGATTGACTCTTTGTATTCATGATACTGTTATTCTTATTCAAATCTCATATCTCAAATATCACAGGTGATAAACGACCAGCCAAAGATGCCAGTAGATAACAAGAAAGGTAAAACCCGATCGAGCCCTTACAAGAAACCCAAGCCCAAGCCTGCGCAGGATGGAGAacaagctggaccatcaagACCTCGACCAACTCATAAGATCCCGACCGTCGAACAGAGGAGTGGAGATGCTTTGCCGGGGACAAGTAAATTGAAAGGTCAGATAAGGCAGACCAAAAGATTACTGGCCAAGGTAATGCCACCCTAACTTCGTCATAAAATCTCAATCGTTACCTATCGATGTAAAACTGTACTGATTTACTTTCGCTGTTTTGTTTGACTTATGTAGGACACACTCGAACCCGGTTTAAGAGTCCAGACACAACGTCGTTTAGCGAGTCTGGAAGCTGATCTGGCGAATGCGACGAAGAGAGAcgtggagaagaagaatggtgcGAAATATCATATGGTGAGCTCGAATCTGGTTTCATGGCATATAACCATCTTTGGTATCTTACTCATACTGACATGTTGAAAATTGTCTTTTAAAAGGTCAAATTCTTCGGTTAGTATATCTCCATGCAGATCTTCAGATTTGTGTAATACAAGCTGATCTTTCTATTTGATGTTGTAACAGAACGACAGAAATTACTCCGCATAATCAAAAGACTCCAACGTAAActgaaagaagctgaagaaccTAAAAGCGATAAGAAATTAATCAAGTATAAAGAAGAACTTGAAGATGCTAGGGTCATGATGAATTACGTGTTGAATTTCCCGTAAGTCCACAATCCCATATACCTAAACATATAGGTTTTATATGATATGACCAATTCTACTTATCGATGGTCGATATTGACGATATAatgtgatgatatgatatcgtGTCGACAACAGGAATACGGAAAAATACATATCACTCTttcccccttcttcctcctcccaacCTGAAACATCAACCAAAGAACCCAAATTGACGATACCGCCGTTACTTCGCCCCCCACCTACCTCTCAGCAATTGGAAGGAGAGTATGATAAATCGGCTAAAAGACGTTATGAGATATTATTGGAAATTCGAGAATTGATGCAACAAGGTAAATTATCGGAGAAccctgaagaagaagtgaagagggagaagaaggagaaagtcTCGTTGGTGTCCACCGAAGATAAGTTCACGAGTAAGAATACGAAAGGtggtgagaaaggagaggatgaagaggaagatgatttcttcgagaacgatgatgaagaagaagaagagtaacTTCAGTCTACGGACAAGCCAATGGCAAGACGGTCTTTCCATGATATCAGATCTCTGCATTTCTGCATGCATTTTCCCAAATATGGTAGAATACGTATGTACACTCATGAAATACCATGttcttccctttttctcGTCCCCATGACGTGGATTTCCGTTCAAACGCTTATCCAGGAGGTAACATGGAcaaatcaacttcctctttctcagctacggcatcttcttcctcaccatACCTTGGGATGGGAGTTCGAGGAAGGACCATAACACCTGTATGGGAGGATTTACGTAGCGTATCAGCATACCATACATTATTCTTATGTAGAATGATTCACGATCACAAGACgaacactcacctgatctaGCAGCCTCAAGTACTCCAAATGGTCTCATCAGACTCAAAAACGCATCGATCCTCGAAGACTTGGCAGTCAATTCGACAATACAACTATTCTCCGAAACGTCTACTACTTTACCGCTGAACTGATCGGAGAGAGTcttgatagctgataaatGAAGGTTTTTCGCTATCAATGCTTCCGATGGAGAAATTTCAGATCTTCTAGTAGGATAAAGTTGATTTCCTATCGATGATTGTCCGTCGGATGATCCCTCAAATGATCTAGCTAATGCCTGTTCTCTCTGTAACTTCTGACTTGCACTATCTTGACCTGAGCCTTCGGCTGGAACGAATGATGGAGCAGATTGGTGTTCTAAAGCGTTCTCGAACGATTGATCGGGGACAGAAGAGTTGTTCAATTGAGCCTCGGCGAATTCAGGTCCAAGAATCGAGACTTTTGCTAAGAGTAATTCACGCTCGATTACTGAGGTTTTGGTGTAATCTAAGACTGCCCAGACGGGGACCTACAGAATGAAGCGATGGGTGTCAGCATGACGGGAAGAAGAACGTAAGGCATATATTCTGTCATTTGCATGAA
This window harbors:
- a CDS encoding acetolactate synthase, small subunit → MSARAISSSLRGRAFRAVRYSSTTAPAQAAKTPAPPKPIDDSTSALDYKIHKTARRLPHLVTPNPRTPSAEEAVTNILYNTPPPSNEPYKRHLLNCLVQNEPGVLSRVSGILAGRGFNIDSLVVCQTEIRDLSRMCIVLKGQDGVIEQARRQLEDLVPVWAVLDYTKTSVIERELLLAKVSILGPEFAEAQLNNSSVPDQSFENALEHQSAPSFVPAEGSGQDSASQKLQREQALARSFEGSSDGQSSIGNQLYPTRRSEISPSEALIAKNLHLSAIKTLSDQFSGKVVDVSENSCIVELTAKSSRIDAFLSLMRPFGVLEAARSGVMVLPRTPIPRYGEEEDAVAEKEEVDLSMLPPG